A single region of the Amphiprion ocellaris isolate individual 3 ecotype Okinawa chromosome 4, ASM2253959v1, whole genome shotgun sequence genome encodes:
- the cisd2 gene encoding CDGSH iron-sulfur domain-containing protein 2 produces MVLETISKIIKIQLPAYLKRLPLPETIGGFARLTVSEWLRLLPLLGILALLGYLTIRPFLPKKKKQRDCLINLKIQKENPKVVNEIDIEDLNSTNVCYCRCWRSKTFPVCDKSHLKHNELTGDNVGPLILKKKIL; encoded by the exons ATGGTTTTAGAGACTATTTCAAAGATAATAAAAATCCAGCTTCCAGCCTACCTCAAGAGGCTTCCGCTTCCGGAGACAATCGGCGGGTTTGCACGGTTAACAG TGTCTGAATGGCTTCGGTTGCTGCCTCTCCTGGGTATCCTGGCTTTGCTGGGCTATCTGACCATTCGCCCGTTTCTGccgaagaaaaagaaacagagagactGCCTGATCAACCTGAAGATCCAGAAAGAGAACCCAAAAGTGGTCAATGAGATAGACATCGAGGACCTGAACAGCACGAACGTGTGTTACTGTCGCTGCTGGCGCTCCAAAACT TTTCCTGTCTGCGATAAGTCACACTTAAAGCACAATGAGCTAACTGGAGACAACGTGGGACCACTAATACTCAAAAAGAAGATACTATAA